One window from the genome of Periophthalmus magnuspinnatus isolate fPerMag1 chromosome 18, fPerMag1.2.pri, whole genome shotgun sequence encodes:
- the LOC129457068 gene encoding uncharacterized protein LOC129457068 isoform X1, with translation MLGAGPGGFIVFFTYKALFLLVTCTHDLDAVCQSLQFGREGGNTVLSPGSVTENLTSAEWRYNIDVKIADKRFDVPGHQFSGRVTLNKTNYNLEVKELKTTDSGNFVFVSATNTGQRPTECIRLVVQEVLTQHPTVTVNNITMNSNGSCVVQMECSSKFDKDVMYRWKVNNVEYNGPLLQYPLTQEGLITFTCIVFNMISEVSENRTINCQSSGLKSVVLLVTVGCIGCIIIVTIIGLVVYCRHRKTKTKLNNELSVYAEIDDVSSGKIIKPKTCSPSDSLYGKLNTEQCEAVYDQIQLHQTQQ, from the exons ATGCTCGGAGCTGGGCCTGGAGGTTTCATTGTTTTCTTCACCTACAAAGCTCTATTTCTACTTGTAACCTGCACTCATG atcTTGATGCTGTTTGTCAGTCACTGCAGtttggaagagagggaggaaacacTGTGCTGTCTCCAGGATCAGTCACCGAAAACCTCACTTCAGCGGAGTGGAGATATAATATAGATGTAAAAATTGCAGATAAACGTTTTGATGTTCCTGGACATCAGTTTTCTGGCAGAGTGacactgaacaaaacaaattacaatTTAGAAGTGAAGGAGCTGAAGACCACGGACTCTgggaattttgtttttgtgtcagcgACAAATACAGGACAAAGACCCACAGAGTGCATCAGACTAGTGGTACAAG AAGTTTTGACACAACATCCCACTGTGACTGTgaataacatcaccatgaacTCAAACGGCTCCTGTGTGGTTCAGATGGAGTGCAGCTCAAAGTTTGACAAAGACGTGATGTACAGGTGGAAAGTGAACAACGTGGAGTACAATGGGCCCCTGCTGCAGTACCCGCTCACACAAGAAGGACTCATTACTTTTACATGTATTGTTTTCAATATGATCAGTGAAGTATCAGAGAACAGGACAATCAACTGTCAATCCTCTG GTCTAAAGTCAGTGGTGCTCCTGGTCACAGTAGGATGCATTGGCTGTATTATAATTGTCACCATCATTGGTTTAGTGGTATACTGTcgacacagaaaaacaaaaacta AATTGAACAATGAACTCTCAGTGTACGCAGAGATCGATGATGTTTCAAGTGGTAAA ATTATAAAGCCCAAGACCTGTTCACCTTCTGACTCTTTGTACGGAAAACTCAACACTGAACAATGTGAA GCGGTGTACGACCAGATTCAGTTACATCAAACACAGCAGTGA
- the LOC129457068 gene encoding uncharacterized protein LOC129457068 isoform X2 — protein sequence MLGAGPGGFIVFFTYKALFLLVTCTHDLDAVCQSLQFGREGGNTVLSPGSVTENLTSAEWRYNIDVKIADKRFDVPGHQFSGRVTLNKTNYNLEVKELKTTDSGNFVFVSATNTGQRPTECIRLVVQEVLTQHPTVTVNNITMNSNGSCVVQMECSSKFDKDVMYRWKVNNVEYNGPLLQYPLTQEGLITFTCIVFNMISEVSENRTINCQSSELNNELSVYAEIDDVSSGKIIKPKTCSPSDSLYGKLNTEQCEAVYDQIQLHQTQQ from the exons ATGCTCGGAGCTGGGCCTGGAGGTTTCATTGTTTTCTTCACCTACAAAGCTCTATTTCTACTTGTAACCTGCACTCATG atcTTGATGCTGTTTGTCAGTCACTGCAGtttggaagagagggaggaaacacTGTGCTGTCTCCAGGATCAGTCACCGAAAACCTCACTTCAGCGGAGTGGAGATATAATATAGATGTAAAAATTGCAGATAAACGTTTTGATGTTCCTGGACATCAGTTTTCTGGCAGAGTGacactgaacaaaacaaattacaatTTAGAAGTGAAGGAGCTGAAGACCACGGACTCTgggaattttgtttttgtgtcagcgACAAATACAGGACAAAGACCCACAGAGTGCATCAGACTAGTGGTACAAG AAGTTTTGACACAACATCCCACTGTGACTGTgaataacatcaccatgaacTCAAACGGCTCCTGTGTGGTTCAGATGGAGTGCAGCTCAAAGTTTGACAAAGACGTGATGTACAGGTGGAAAGTGAACAACGTGGAGTACAATGGGCCCCTGCTGCAGTACCCGCTCACACAAGAAGGACTCATTACTTTTACATGTATTGTTTTCAATATGATCAGTGAAGTATCAGAGAACAGGACAATCAACTGTCAATCCTCTG AATTGAACAATGAACTCTCAGTGTACGCAGAGATCGATGATGTTTCAAGTGGTAAA ATTATAAAGCCCAAGACCTGTTCACCTTCTGACTCTTTGTACGGAAAACTCAACACTGAACAATGTGAA GCGGTGTACGACCAGATTCAGTTACATCAAACACAGCAGTGA
- the LOC117386371 gene encoding leukotriene B4 receptor 1, with protein sequence MLPSPTQPSNSTGETIVDNTAATAMGALILSLVFLLGFPGNIFVMWSIWARARKQNITTLLILNLAIADGSLMALTPFFIIYLVLKNWIFGNVMCKVLFYLCLLNMYASIYLITIMSLYRVLAIRWPHKIRIVTGQRTVMRVLAVMWVLVMLASIPALIYRDTRRSASRAACDSYHDTNKDVVIQYMLELVLGFCLPYAIIVVSYILILKRIRQTKFRRRIRSEKLILAIVVTFCAFWLPYHIVNMVQVTWALYPAGDVKDRLNVIWHRGRAVAASIAFISSCANPVLYFFAGKSYIRREGTAFMARLFERTGLDSATRKSRQNSQNSRDYDKEANSVMLKEKQEESVTDTSSNKVKPVKIGR encoded by the exons ATGCTCCCTAGCCCGACCCAGCCCTCGAATTCAACCGGGGAAACTATTGTGGATAACACCGCGGCTACTGCCATGGGCGCTCTCATCTTGTCTTTGGTCTTCCTTTTGGGCTTCCCTGGCAACATCTTTGTAATGTGGAGCATTTGGGCACGCGCCCGGAAACAAAACATTACCACTCTGCTCATTTTAAACCTGGCTATAGCTGACGGCTCCCTGATGGCTTTAACTCCATTTTTCATCATCTACTTAGTCTTAAAAAACTGGATATTTGGGAACGTCATGTGCAAAGTCCTCTTCTACCTGTGTCTACTGAACATGTACGCATCCATATATCTGATTACCATCATGAGTTTGTACCGGGTATTGGCGATACGGTGGCCTCATAAGATCAGAATTGTCACAGGCCAGAGGACGGTAATGCGAGTTTTGGCGGTGATGTGGGTTTTGGTGATGCTGGCTTCGATCCCGGCATTGATCTACAGAGACACAAGACGGAGTGCTTCACGAGCGGCCTGTGATTCCTACCATGACACCAACAAAGAT GTGGTGATCCAGTACATGTTGGAGTTGGTACTGGGTTTTTGTCTCCCCTATGCCATCATCGTGGTCAGCTACATCCTCATCCTGAAGAGAATCAGACAGACCAAGTTCAGGAGGAGGATTCGCAGCGAGAAGCTCATTTTGGCCATCGTCGTGACCTTTTGTGCGTTCTGGCTGCCCTACCACATCGTCAACATGGTGCAG gtcacatGGGCTTTATATCCAGCAGGAGACGTAAaagacag ATTAAATGTGATTTGGCACAGGGGCAGAGCTGTGGCTGCATCGATCGCCTTCATCAGCAGCTGTGCAAATCCAGTGCTGTATTTCTTTGCTGGAAAGTCCTATATTCGGAGAGAGGGGACGGCGTTTATGGCAAGACTATTTGAACGAACCGGACTGGACTCTGCAACGAGGAAAAGCCGACAGAACAGCCAAAACAGCAGAGACTATGATAAGGAAGCCAATTCTGTGATGCTCAAAGAAAAGCAGGAAGAATCAGTCACAGACACCAGTTCAAATAAAGTAAAGCCAGTCAAGATCGGGAGGTAG